Proteins from a single region of Sphaerochaeta globosa str. Buddy:
- a CDS encoding DJ-1 family glyoxalase III, with the protein MVPSVLVILAEGFEEVEAVTPIDLLRRSGAKVTVAGLDDLLVKGSHGLVVGCDRHLSECMDDSYDCVVLPGGGKGSLNLASSFTVLEAVIKTAQKGFVAAICAAPAVVLGKTGLLDGKRVTGYPSTEEHCPGLVLENERVITDGRLITAQAAGSAVQFSLAIIAALFDTKTADSIAEQIKF; encoded by the coding sequence ATGGTTCCTTCAGTATTGGTGATTCTTGCAGAGGGCTTTGAGGAAGTGGAAGCGGTCACCCCGATTGATTTGCTCAGGCGTAGCGGGGCCAAGGTCACCGTTGCCGGTCTTGATGATTTGTTGGTCAAGGGCTCCCATGGTTTGGTCGTGGGGTGTGACCGACACCTGAGTGAGTGCATGGATGATTCGTACGACTGCGTGGTGCTGCCAGGCGGTGGGAAAGGGTCTTTGAACCTTGCTTCCTCTTTCACTGTTCTTGAGGCGGTGATAAAAACTGCACAAAAAGGCTTTGTAGCCGCCATTTGTGCCGCTCCGGCGGTAGTATTGGGAAAGACAGGCTTGCTTGACGGCAAGCGTGTAACCGGCTATCCGTCTACTGAGGAGCACTGTCCCGGGCTGGTGCTGGAGAATGAGCGGGTGATCACCGATGGAAGGCTTATTACAGCCCAGGCTGCAGGAAGTGCCGTTCAATTTTCCTTGGCCATCATCGCGGCATTGTTTGATACAAAGACTGCAGATTCAATTGCAGAGCAAATTAAATTTTAG
- a CDS encoding AbrB family transcriptional regulator, giving the protein MNLLLLVLLHVVGAVGGLLLRKFRLPAGALVGAMLAVMLFNSFSTMLPAYPYTLRIVVQIISGLVIGTRFSRSDVQSLKTMAVPVIVLVTVLLATNLVFAFIMEDTTVLSFMTSFFACAPGGVSDLALVATDFGAVMEHVALLQLFRLTLVIIVFPPMIRSMLKIKHPPFDSEQKVNQGTQKRTKTLLHYILTFACALGGGLLLYVLNVPAGAILGSIIAVAILNIVGQNACYPSKVKVLVQIFAGTYIGSKITAQTFMEVDILIVPALILTVELFVMAFLSAFILHKVCKMDWATALFSSTPGGIQEMGLISDELGLETPKIVLMHTFRILAVLGVLPVLAGMFG; this is encoded by the coding sequence ATGAATTTACTTCTTCTTGTTCTACTGCATGTGGTGGGAGCCGTTGGTGGTTTGTTGCTCAGAAAATTCCGACTTCCTGCTGGGGCCCTTGTGGGTGCCATGCTTGCAGTCATGCTGTTCAACAGTTTTTCCACCATGCTGCCAGCCTATCCCTATACCTTGCGAATCGTAGTACAGATTATTTCCGGACTGGTCATCGGAACCCGGTTTTCACGCTCCGATGTTCAATCACTGAAGACAATGGCAGTGCCGGTCATCGTCTTGGTCACCGTCCTTTTGGCAACAAACCTGGTTTTCGCCTTCATCATGGAAGACACAACAGTGCTGAGCTTCATGACTTCGTTCTTTGCCTGCGCCCCCGGTGGAGTCTCCGACCTCGCCTTGGTGGCAACCGACTTCGGAGCGGTGATGGAGCATGTTGCCCTCCTGCAGCTCTTTAGGCTCACCTTGGTAATCATCGTATTCCCCCCGATGATCAGATCCATGCTTAAAATCAAGCATCCACCTTTTGATAGTGAACAAAAGGTAAATCAGGGCACACAGAAACGTACAAAAACCTTGCTGCACTATATCCTGACGTTTGCCTGCGCCTTGGGCGGGGGGTTGCTTCTGTATGTGCTCAACGTTCCGGCAGGAGCAATTCTCGGTTCCATCATAGCAGTCGCCATCCTGAATATCGTCGGCCAAAATGCTTGCTATCCGAGCAAAGTCAAAGTACTGGTACAGATTTTTGCCGGCACGTACATCGGCAGTAAAATTACCGCCCAAACCTTTATGGAAGTGGATATTCTGATCGTCCCTGCCCTCATTCTTACTGTCGAACTGTTTGTCATGGCCTTTTTGAGCGCTTTCATCCTACATAAGGTGTGCAAGATGGATTGGGCCACCGCGCTTTTCTCCTCCACCCCCGGAGGCATCCAGGAGATGGGGTTGATCAGTGATGAGCTGGGATTGGAAACCCCCAAAATCGTCCTGATGCATACGTTCCGCATTTTGGCCGTTTTGGGGGTACTTCCCGTACTCGCCGGGATGTTTGGTTGA
- a CDS encoding DUF1846 domain-containing protein, whose translation MEIGFDNEKYLSEQRHFILERVKQSDGKLYLECGGKLLFDYHAARVLPGFDPNVKMRVFQSLKDQIDVIICIHSGDIERRKMRSDFGITYDTDVFKMIDDFSKWGLTVTRVVITRFDEEPGAVHFKNILEQRGITVYTHKATRGYPNDVDLIVSDEGYGANPYIETDRPVVIVTGPGPGSGKLGTCLSQMYHDYKDGRHSGYSKFETFPIWNLPIDHPVNIAYESATADLGDKNLIDHFHASAYSTITVNYSRDLEAYPLLNRILSKITGTDCVYKSPTDMGVNRCGFGIINDAVVRKAGQQEIIRRYYRAACEYVQGIGSKETVERSRSIMEGAKLSITDRMVVPAAQNALESGISRGKGLNGIVCAAAIELPDGRIVTGCNSPFLHASSALILNAVKMLANIDHEVDLIPPAIVQSVTAMKRDVLKGRGVSLNLDEVLICLAMSCAISEDAKKASAVLPSLNGCEVHMTHIPSSGDSSGLRKLALNVTSEPRFPTSNLYNPA comes from the coding sequence ATGGAGATTGGGTTTGATAACGAGAAGTACCTTTCCGAGCAGAGACATTTCATCCTCGAACGGGTGAAGCAGAGTGACGGAAAGTTGTATCTCGAGTGCGGGGGAAAGTTGCTCTTCGATTATCATGCAGCCCGGGTGCTCCCGGGTTTTGATCCGAATGTGAAAATGCGGGTTTTCCAGTCTCTGAAAGACCAGATCGATGTCATTATCTGCATTCACAGCGGCGATATCGAGCGACGCAAGATGCGCAGTGATTTCGGTATCACCTACGACACCGATGTCTTTAAGATGATCGACGATTTTTCCAAATGGGGTCTGACAGTCACCCGGGTGGTCATCACCCGCTTTGATGAGGAACCAGGGGCGGTGCATTTCAAGAATATCCTCGAACAGCGCGGAATTACTGTGTATACCCATAAAGCCACCCGTGGATACCCAAACGATGTGGATTTGATTGTAAGCGACGAGGGCTATGGGGCCAATCCCTACATCGAGACTGATCGTCCGGTGGTTATTGTAACCGGGCCCGGTCCTGGTTCCGGCAAGCTGGGGACCTGTCTTTCTCAGATGTATCATGACTACAAGGATGGAAGGCACAGCGGATACTCAAAGTTTGAGACCTTTCCCATCTGGAACCTGCCGATCGACCATCCTGTCAACATCGCGTATGAGAGCGCGACTGCTGATTTGGGAGACAAGAATCTCATCGATCATTTTCATGCGAGTGCGTATTCAACCATTACGGTAAATTATTCGCGCGACTTGGAAGCCTATCCGCTGTTGAACAGGATACTCAGCAAGATTACCGGAACCGATTGTGTGTACAAGAGCCCTACCGACATGGGGGTGAATCGTTGCGGGTTCGGCATCATCAATGACGCAGTGGTCCGCAAGGCCGGTCAGCAGGAGATCATCCGCCGCTACTATCGTGCAGCCTGTGAATATGTACAGGGCATTGGAAGCAAGGAGACTGTGGAGCGCAGCCGCTCGATCATGGAAGGCGCCAAGCTTTCCATCACCGATCGCATGGTGGTTCCTGCCGCACAAAATGCCTTGGAATCTGGAATTTCCCGGGGCAAGGGGCTCAATGGGATTGTGTGTGCCGCCGCAATCGAACTGCCTGATGGACGGATAGTGACAGGGTGCAACTCACCTTTTTTGCATGCATCCTCGGCTCTGATTCTTAATGCAGTGAAAATGCTTGCAAACATCGATCATGAAGTTGACCTCATACCGCCGGCCATTGTGCAATCGGTTACAGCGATGAAACGCGATGTACTGAAAGGTAGGGGGGTGAGCCTGAATCTCGATGAGGTGCTCATTTGCTTGGCCATGAGTTGTGCAATCAGCGAGGATGCAAAAAAAGCCTCGGCTGTTCTTCCCTCCCTGAACGGGTGCGAAGTCCACATGACCCATATCCCTTCCTCCGGTGACTCATCGGGTTTGAGGAAATTGGCTTTGAATGTGACCAGTGAACCTAGGTTTCCGACCTCGAATCTCTACAATCCGGCGTAG